The Pirellulimonas nuda genome includes a region encoding these proteins:
- a CDS encoding SAM-dependent methyltransferase translates to MASPKFWKEQVRPRWKRLWLGVTGRRPVIRRRVLAAGAADVPFLPLDSPAGCDFDYPGRPASGRPADRLSSCLCIESQLTSPAFAYWLDQIGVKPRMHRKLWEQAYLLQALYERGLLAPGKRGLGFAVGEEPLPRMFAERGCEIVATDLDQADQRAQAWRETNQHMSSVAVAGQIVRGSSGGDTGSVQYRHVDMNHIPEDLTGFDFTWSTCSFEHCGSLRLGQEFIWNQMRCLKPGGVAIHTTEFNLTSNRRTIDNRSTVIFRRQDIEAMVRELVSQGHHVEPISLDPGQQRFDRHIDWPPYTQDRHLRLMLKRYAATSIGLIIRKNAAVAERRA, encoded by the coding sequence ATGGCAAGCCCCAAGTTTTGGAAGGAACAAGTCCGCCCACGCTGGAAGCGGTTGTGGCTGGGCGTCACCGGCCGCCGCCCCGTGATCCGCCGCCGAGTGTTGGCCGCCGGCGCCGCCGACGTCCCCTTCCTGCCGCTGGATTCCCCCGCCGGCTGCGACTTCGACTACCCAGGCCGCCCCGCTTCGGGCCGCCCGGCCGACCGGCTCTCGAGCTGCTTGTGCATCGAGTCGCAGCTCACCAGCCCCGCGTTCGCGTACTGGCTCGACCAGATCGGCGTGAAGCCCCGCATGCACCGCAAGCTGTGGGAGCAGGCCTACCTGCTGCAAGCGCTGTACGAACGCGGCCTGCTGGCGCCCGGGAAGCGCGGCCTCGGGTTCGCTGTGGGCGAAGAGCCCCTGCCCCGCATGTTCGCCGAGCGCGGCTGCGAGATCGTCGCCACCGACCTCGACCAGGCCGACCAGCGCGCCCAGGCGTGGCGCGAGACCAACCAGCACATGAGCAGCGTGGCGGTCGCCGGCCAGATCGTCCGCGGCAGTAGCGGCGGCGACACCGGCAGCGTCCAGTACCGGCACGTCGACATGAACCACATCCCCGAAGACCTCACCGGGTTCGATTTCACCTGGAGCACCTGCTCGTTCGAGCACTGCGGCTCGCTCCGGCTCGGACAGGAGTTTATCTGGAACCAGATGCGCTGCCTCAAGCCCGGCGGCGTCGCGATCCACACCACCGAGTTCAACCTCACCAGCAACCGCCGGACGATCGACAACCGCTCGACCGTCATCTTCCGCCGGCAAGACATCGAAGCGATGGTCCGCGAGCTCGTAAGCCAGGGCCACCACGTCGAACCAATCTCGCTCGACCCCGGCCAGCAGCGTTTCGACCGCCACATCGACTGGCCCCCCTACACCCAGGACCGTCACCTGCGGCTGATGCTCAAGCGCTACGCGGCCACGTCCATCGGCCTGATTATCCGCAAAAACGCCGCCGTGGCCGAGCGGCGTGCGTAG